The Methanosphaera sp. BMS genome contains a region encoding:
- a CDS encoding transposase — translation MLTKITPTDICINFEVVKFFGEEEKLLVMLPDTVSPDVIPFLGFFNSDIDGVLYFKSNPICPDCGLELVESTVEEFYPNKLDNVYRIVYRCPDKKCGKKHRAKLDKFIDNGSNYTNNMKQLGSRLQFIEKIAYRKMSEIFQAILGIRIPKSTMYNHQDQTSDEILTAVEKEIDAEVERQEIEASGNYNYDEQFMKVSKNKKAKLQLLDANTKYAYPAMILNQDKFDSDTILNYWNTILSNLPKECMITDGHTMYPSICKEFEIEQALCTFHAIHNVRDKPYKIINRNNTKRKNKSKKIKTIEENLTELNNQYIPKRGRFQKNDTKQRKLYEKIQSKNRQISTLNQEIRTLNKEDKELNKYMDKISLIFKSKTLKTAKNRLNRLKEDKSKLPDSIVDALDKIDKKFDKLTKHIGNDDIPSTNNLVELFFNVTCGNKLKKHYRTDKGVDRKMRANRFRWNYRVCLGKTDFILPVFVIQPTEKILNL, via the coding sequence ATGTTAACGAAAATAACCCCTACAGATATATGTATTAATTTTGAAGTAGTTAAATTTTTCGGTGAAGAAGAAAAATTATTGGTCATGTTACCAGATACTGTTTCACCTGATGTTATACCGTTTTTAGGATTCTTTAACTCCGATATTGATGGTGTTTTGTATTTTAAATCAAATCCTATTTGTCCTGATTGTGGATTGGAATTGGTTGAAAGTACTGTTGAAGAATTTTATCCCAATAAATTAGATAATGTTTATAGGATTGTTTATAGGTGTCCTGATAAAAAATGCGGTAAGAAACACAGGGCTAAATTAGATAAATTTATTGATAATGGTTCTAATTATACTAATAATATGAAACAATTGGGTTCTAGACTTCAATTTATTGAAAAGATAGCCTATCGTAAAATGAGTGAAATTTTTCAAGCTATTCTTGGAATAAGAATACCTAAGTCTACCATGTATAATCATCAAGATCAAACTAGTGATGAAATATTAACTGCCGTTGAAAAAGAAATTGATGCAGAAGTTGAAAGACAAGAAATAGAAGCATCTGGAAACTATAATTATGATGAACAGTTTATGAAAGTATCCAAAAATAAAAAAGCAAAATTACAATTGCTTGATGCTAACACAAAATATGCATATCCTGCCATGATCCTTAATCAAGATAAATTTGATTCTGATACTATTTTAAATTACTGGAATACGATTTTATCAAATTTACCAAAAGAATGCATGATTACTGATGGTCATACAATGTATCCATCAATTTGTAAAGAATTTGAAATAGAACAAGCATTATGCACTTTTCATGCCATCCATAATGTGCGAGATAAACCATATAAGATAATAAATAGAAACAATACAAAAAGAAAAAATAAATCAAAGAAGATTAAGACTATTGAAGAAAATTTAACAGAATTGAATAATCAATACATTCCTAAACGAGGTAGATTTCAAAAAAACGATACTAAACAACGTAAATTGTATGAAAAAATACAATCCAAAAACAGACAGATATCTACATTAAATCAAGAAATCCGAACGTTAAATAAGGAAGATAAAGAACTAAATAAATATATGGATAAGATATCCTTAATATTCAAATCAAAAACTCTTAAAACAGCCAAGAATAGATTAAACAGACTAAAAGAAGATAAAAGTAAATTACCTGATTCTATAGTGGATGCCCTTGACAAAATAGATAAAAAATTTGATAAACTAACTAAACACATTGGAAATGATGATATACCTAGTACAAATAATTTAGTCGAATTATTTTTCAATGTTACATGTGGTAATAAGTTAAAGAAACATTATAGGACCGATAAAGGGGTTGATAGAAAAATGAGGGCTAATAGATTCAGATGGAATTATAGAGTATGCTTGGGAAAAACAGATTTTATCTTACCTGTCTTTGTAATACAACCCACTGAAAAAATATTAAATTTATAG